A window from Lepus europaeus isolate LE1 chromosome 20, mLepTim1.pri, whole genome shotgun sequence encodes these proteins:
- the HOOK2 gene encoding protein Hook homolog 2 isoform X3, with protein MSVDKAELCGPLLTWLQTFQVPTPCASPQDLSSGLAIAHVLHQIDPSWFNEAWLRDILEDPDPNWRLKISNLKSILESVVEYSQDVLGHPVSEQHLPSVNLIGEFSDPAELGRLLQLVLGCAISCEKKQEHIQRIMTLEESVQHVVMEAIQELMTRDAPDSLSPETYGNFDTQSRRYYFLSEEAEEGDEIRQHCLDLERQLVLLSEEKQSLAQENAVLRQQAGRPAAGAEAAAGAATASEGAPPGLTSKKLLLLQSQLEQLQEENFRLESSREDDRQRCAELEREVAELQQRNQALTSLAQEAQALKDEMDELRQSSERAGQLEATLNSCRRRLGELRELRRQVRQLEECNAGHAERTRQLEDELRRAGSLRAQLEAQRRQVQELQAQRQEESMKAEKWVFEYRNLEEKYESVTKEKERLLAERDSLREANEELRCAQLQPRGLQTQADPSLDPTPPALENLAAEILPAELRETLVHLQLENKRLCQQEAADRERQEELQRHLEEANRARHALETQQRLGQQQVSELRGQVEDLQRALQEQGGKTEDSTLLKRKLEEHLQKLHEADLELQRKREYIEELEPPADSSTRRIEELQYSLQKKDADLRAMEERYRRYVDKARTVMQALEPKQRPPAGPPPELHTLRSQLRDRDVRIRHLEMDYEKSRSQREQEEKLLISAWYNMGMALQQRAGEERAPAHAQSFLAQQRLATNARRGPLGRLGSLSLRPATDKH; from the exons ATGAGCGTGGACAAGGCCGAGCTATGCGGGCCTCTGCTCACCTGG TTACAGACATTCCAAGTTCCAACCccctgtgccagcccccaggatCTGAGCAGTGGCCTGGCTATAGCGCACGTGTTACATCAGAT AGACCCCTCCTGGTTCAACGAGGCATGGCTCCGGGATATCTTAGAGGACCCAGATCCCAACTGGAGGCTGAAG ATCAGCAACCTGAAGAGCATCTTAGAGAGCGTGGTGGAATACTCCCAAGAT GTGCTGGGCCATCCCGTGTCAGAGCAGCACCTGCCCAGCGTGAACCTCATTGGAGAGTTCTCCGATCCCGCCGAACTCGGCAGGCTGCTCCAACTGGTGCTGGGCTGTGCCATCAGTTGTGAGAAAAagcagg agCATATCCAGAGAATCATGACCCTGGAGGAATCCGTTCAGCACGTGGTGATGGAGGCCATCCAAGAG ctcaTGACCAGAGATGCTCCCGACTCTCTGTCCCCAGAGACCTACGGCAACTTTGATACCCAG TCCCGCAGGTACTACTTCCTGAGCGAGGAGGCTGAGGAAGGAGATGAAATACGGCAGCACTGTCTGGACCTGGAAcgacag CTGGTGCTCCTGTCGGAGGAGAAACAGAGTCTGGCGCAGGAGAATGCGGTGCTGCGACAGCAGGCGGGCCGGCCAGCGGCGGGGGCGGAGGCAGCGGCGGGGGCGGCGACAGCGTCCGAGGGCGCTCCCCCGGGTCTCACCAGCAAGAAGCTGCTGTTGCTGCAGTCCCAGTTGGAGCAGCTCCAAGAGGAGAACTTCAG gctcgaGAGCAGTCGGGAAGATGATCGGCAGCGCTGTGCCGAACTGGAGCGGGAGGTGGCGGAGTTGCAGCAGCGGAACCAGGCGCtgaccagcctggcccaggaggcGCAGGCCCTAAAGGATGAAATGGATGAGCTGCG gcagTCCTCCGAGCGAGCTGGGCAGTTGGAGGCCACGCTGAACAGCTGCCGGCGCCGCCTGGGGGAGCTGCGGGAGCTGCGGCGCCAGGTGCGGCAGCTGGAAGAATGCAACGCGGGCCATGCGGAGCGCACGCGGCAGCTGGAGGATGAGCTACGCCGGGCCGGCTCGCTGCGCGCCCAGCTTGAGGCCCAGAGACGACAG GTGCAGGAGCTGCAGGCCCAGCGGCAGGAGGAGTCCATGAAGGCAGAGAAGTGGGTATTCGAGTACCGCAACCTGGAGGAAAAGTACGAGTCGGTGACGAAGGAgaaggag CGGCTGCTGGCGGAGCGAGACTCCCTGCGGGAAGCCAACGAGGAGCTGCGTTGTGCCCAGCTGCAGCCCCGGGGGTTGCAGACCCAGGCTG ACCCTTCCCTGGACCCCACGCCGCCAGCTCTGGAAAACTTAGCAGCTGAGATTCTACCTGCGGAGCTCAg GGAGACCCTCGTGCACCTGCAGCTAGAGAATAAGCGGTTGTGCCAGCAGGAGGCGGCCGACCGCGAGCGGCAGGAGGAGCTGCAGCGCCACCTAGAGGAGGCCAACCGCGCGCGCCACGCGCTGGAGACACAGCAGCG ACTGGGCCAGCAGCAGGTGTCGGAGCTGCGGGGCCAGGTGGAGGATCTGCAGAGGGCCCTACAGGAACAGGGCGGGAAGACGGAGGAT TCTACCTTGTTGAAGAGGAAGTTAGAGGAACACTT GCAGAAGCTGCATGAGGCGGACCTGGAGCTGCAACGGAAGCGAGAGTACATCGAGGAACTGGAGCCGCCGGCCGACAGCAGCA CGCGGCGCATTGAGGAGCTACAGTATAGCCTACAGAAAAAAGACGCCGACTTGCGGGCCATGGAGGAGCGGTACCGCCGCTACGTGGACAAGGCGCGCACG GTCATGCAGGCCCTGGAACCTAAGCAGAGGCCCCCTGCGGGGCCGCCCCCAGAGCTGCACACCCTGAGGTCACAGCTCCGGGATCGAGACGTCCGAATCCGGCACCTGGAG ATGGACTACGAGAAGAGCCGAAGCCAGCGAGAGCAGGAGGAGAAACTGCTCATCAGCGCCTGGTATAACATG GGCATGGCCTTGCAGCAGCGTGCGGGGGAGGAGCGGGCACCCGCCCACGCCCAGTCCTTCCTGGCTCAGCAGCGTCTGGCCACCAACGCCCGCCGCGGACCCCTGGGACGCCTGGGGTCGCTGAGCCTACGCCCGGCCACTGACAAACACTGA
- the BEST2 gene encoding bestrophin-2, whose translation MTVTYTARVANARFGGFWKLLLLWRGSIYKLLWRELLCFLGLYMALSAAYRFLLTEDQKPYFEKLVIYCDQYASLIPVSFVLGFYVTLVVHRWWNQYLCMPLPDALMCVVVGTVQGPDDRGRLYRRTLMRYAGLSAVLILRSVSTAVFKRFPTMDHVVEAGFMTREERKKFENLNSSYNKYWVPCVWFSNLAAQARREGRIRDNSALKLLLEELNAFRGKCGMLFHYDWISVPLVYTQVVTIAVYSYFLACVVGRQFLDPTRGYKDHNLDLYLPIFTLLQFFFYAGWLKVAEQLINPFGEDDDDFETNFLIDRNFQVSMLAVDEMYDDLAVLEKDLYWDSAEARAPYTAATAFLLQQPSFQGSTFDIALAKEDMLIQRQDGVDGPLGEAHGDFLQRLLPAGAGMAAGGLLGRRLSLLRRKNSCVSEASTAASCACAGAPDGAGPECSCEDPLLDPGLREPEPELPAGPEPPAPIAGPGTTIAIAAAAEPFTSVVIPGPRGLAPPWLPSPIGEEEETLA comes from the exons ATGACCGTGACTTACACCGCCCGAGTGGCCAACGCCCGCTTCGGGGGCTTCTGGAAGCTCCTGCTGCTGTGGCGGGGAAGCATCTACAAACTCCTGTggagggagctgctctgcttcctcggGCTGTACATGGCGCTGAGCGCCGCCTACcg TTTCCTGCTGACCGAAGACCAGAAGCCCTACTTCGAGAAGCTCGTTATTTACTGCGACCAGTACGCCAGCCTCATCCCCGTCTCCTTCGTGCTGG GCTTCTACGTGACGCTGGTGGTGCACCGCTGGTGGAACCAATACCTGTGCATGCCGCTGCCCGATGCACTCATGTGCGTGGTGGTGGGCACAGTGCAAGGGCCAGATGACCGGGGCCGCCTCTACCGGCGCACGCTCATGCGCTACGCGGGGCTCTCGGCGGTGCTGATCCTGCGTTCGGTCAGCACCGCGGTGTTCAAGCGCTTTCCCACCATGGACCACGTGGTGGAGGCAG GGTTTATGACCCGCGAGGAGCGCAAGAAGTTCGAGAACCTGAATTCGTCCTACAACAAGTACTGGGTCCCCTGCGTGTGGTTCTCCAACCTGGCGGCGCAAGCTCGGCGGGAGGGTCGCATTCGAGACAACAGCGCTCTCAAGCTCCTCCTGGAG GAACTGAATGCATTTCGGGGCAAGTGCGGGATGCTCTTCCACTATGACTGGATTAGTGTTCCCCTCGTCTACACCCAG GTGGTGACCATCGCGGTGTACAGCTACTTCCTGGCTTGTGTCGTGGGCCGGCAGTTCTTGGACCCAACCCGTGGCTACAAAGACCACAACCTGGACCTGTATCTGCCCATCTTCACTCTCCTGCAGTTCTTCTTCTACGCGGGCTGGCTCAAG GTCGCCGAGCAGCTCATCAACCCTTTCGGGGAGGACGATGATGACTTTGAGACAAACTTTCTGATCGACCGAAACTTTCAG GTGTCCATGCTGGCGGTAGACGAGATGTACGACGACCTGGCCGTGCTGGAGAAGGACTTGTACTGGGACTCGGCGGAGGCGCGCGCTCCCTACACGGCGGCCACTGCCTTTCTCCTTCAGCAGCCCTCTTTCCAGGGCTCCACCTTCGACATCGC GCTGGCCAAGGAGGACATGCTGATCCAGCGACAGGACGGCGTGGACGGACCGCTGGGCGAGGCGCACGGCGACTTCCTGCAGCGCCTCCTGCCGGCGGGCGCGGGCATGGCCGCAGGCGGCCTGCTGGGCCGGCGCCTATCGCTGTTGCGCCGCAAGAACAGCTGCGTGTCGGAGGCGTCCACGGCCGCCAGCTGCGCGTGCGCCGGCGCCCCCGACGGCGCGGGCCCCGAGTGCAGCTGCGAGGACCCGCTGCTCGACCCGGGCCTGCGTGAGCCGGAACCCGAGCTCCCCGCGGGTCCCGAGCCCCCTGCTCCCATAGCCGGACCAGGCACCACCATTGCCATCGCCGCGGCTGCTGAGCCCTTCACCTCCGTGGTCATCCCCGGGCCCCGGGGACTGGCGCCGCCCTGGCTGCCCAGCCCTATTGGCGAAGAGGAGGAGACTCTGGCCTGA
- the JUNB gene encoding transcription factor JunB produces the protein MCTKMEQPFYHDDSYAAAGYGRAPGGLSLHDYKLLKPSLALNLADPYRSLKAPGARGPGPEGSGAGSYFPGQGSDTGASLKIASSELERLIVPNSNGVITTTPTPPGQYFYPRGGGSAGGAAGGAGGGVTEEQEGFADGFVKALDDLHKMNHVTPPNVSLGASGGPPAGPGGVYAGPEPPPVYTNLSSYSPASAPSGGAGAAAAVGTGSSYPTATISYLPHAPPFAGGHPAQLGLGRGASAFKEEPQTVPEARSRDATPPVSPINMEDQERIKVERKRLRNRLAATKCRKRKLERIARLEDKVKTLKAENAGLSSTAGLLREQVAQLKQKVMTHVSNGCQLLLGVKGHAF, from the coding sequence ATGTGCACTAAAATGGAACAGCCCTTCTACCACGACGACTCGTACGCAGCGGCGGGATACGGCCGGGCCCCCGGCGGCCTCTCTCTGCACGACTACAAACTCCTGAAACCCAGCTTGGCGCTCAACCTGGCAGACCCCTACCGGAGTCTCAAAGCGCCCGGGGCGCGGGGCCCCGGCCCCGAGGGCAGCGGAGCCGGCAGCTACTTCCCCGGCCAGGGCTCAGACACGGGCGCGTCGCTCAAGATCGCCTCCTCGGAGCTGGAGCGCCTGATCGTCCCCAACAGCAACGGCGTGATTACGACGACGCCCACGCCCCCGGGACAGTACTTCTACCCCCGCGGGGGTGGCAGCGCCGGAGGTGCCGCCGGGGGCGCAGGGGGCGGCGTCACGGAGGAGCAGGAGGGCTTCGCCGACGGCTTCGTCAAAGCGCTTGACGACCTGCACAAGATGAACCACGTGACGCCCCCCAACGTGTCCCTGGGCGCCAGCGGGGGGCCCCCGGCCGGGCCCGGGGGCGTCTACGCGGGCCCCGAGCCGCCTCCCGTCTACACCAACCTCAGCAGCTACTCCCCGGCCTCTGCGCCCTCCGGAGGCGCCGGGGCCGCAGCCGCCGTGGGCACCGGGAGCTCGTACCCGACGGCCACCATCAGCTACCTCCCGCATGCGCCGCCCTTCGCGGGCGGCCACCCCGCGCAGCTGGGCTTGGGCCGCGGCGCCTCGGCCTTCAAGGAGGAACCGCAGACCGTGCCCGAGGCGCGCAGCCGCGACGCCACGCCGCCCGTGTCCCCCATcaacatggaagaccaggagcgCATCAAAGTGGAGCGCAAGCGGCTGCGGAACCGGCTGGCGGCCACCAAGTGCCGGAAGCGGAAACTGGAGCGCATCGCGCGTCTGGAGGACAAGGTGAAGACCCTCAAGGCGGAGAACGCGGGCTTGTCCAGCACCGCCGGGCTCCTCCGTGAGCAGGTGGCCCAGCTCAAGCAGAAGGTCATGACCCACGTCAGCAACGGCTGCCAGCTCCTGCTCGGGGTCAAGGGACACGCCTTCTGA
- the HOOK2 gene encoding protein Hook homolog 2 isoform X2 gives MAGLETRAGVRKRSRLQTFQVPTPCASPQDLSSGLAIAHVLHQIDPSWFNEAWLRDILEDPDPNWRLKISNLKSILESVVEYSQDVLGHPVSEQHLPSVNLIGEFSDPAELGRLLQLVLGCAISCEKKQEHIQRIMTLEESVQHVVMEAIQELMTRDAPDSLSPETYGNFDTQSRRYYFLSEEAEEGDEIRQHCLDLERQLVLLSEEKQSLAQENAVLRQQAGRPAAGAEAAAGAATASEGAPPGLTSKKLLLLQSQLEQLQEENFRLESSREDDRQRCAELEREVAELQQRNQALTSLAQEAQALKDEMDELRQSSERAGQLEATLNSCRRRLGELRELRRQVRQLEECNAGHAERTRQLEDELRRAGSLRAQLEAQRRQVQELQAQRQEESMKAEKWVFEYRNLEEKYESVTKEKERLLAERDSLREANEELRCAQLQPRGLQTQADPSLDPTPPALENLAAEILPAELRETLVHLQLENKRLCQQEAADRERQEELQRHLEEANRARHALETQQRLGQQQVSELRGQVEDLQRALQEQGGKTEDSTLLKRKLEEHLQKLHEADLELQRKREYIEELEPPADSSTARRIEELQYSLQKKDADLRAMEERYRRYVDKARTVMQALEPKQRPPAGPPPELHTLRSQLRDRDVRIRHLEMDYEKSRSQREQEEKLLISAWYNMGMALQQRAGEERAPAHAQSFLAQQRLATNARRGPLGRLGSLSLRPATDKH, from the exons ATGGCGGGGCTGGAGACAAGAGCGGGCGTCCGGAAGCGATCacgt TTACAGACATTCCAAGTTCCAACCccctgtgccagcccccaggatCTGAGCAGTGGCCTGGCTATAGCGCACGTGTTACATCAGAT AGACCCCTCCTGGTTCAACGAGGCATGGCTCCGGGATATCTTAGAGGACCCAGATCCCAACTGGAGGCTGAAG ATCAGCAACCTGAAGAGCATCTTAGAGAGCGTGGTGGAATACTCCCAAGAT GTGCTGGGCCATCCCGTGTCAGAGCAGCACCTGCCCAGCGTGAACCTCATTGGAGAGTTCTCCGATCCCGCCGAACTCGGCAGGCTGCTCCAACTGGTGCTGGGCTGTGCCATCAGTTGTGAGAAAAagcagg agCATATCCAGAGAATCATGACCCTGGAGGAATCCGTTCAGCACGTGGTGATGGAGGCCATCCAAGAG ctcaTGACCAGAGATGCTCCCGACTCTCTGTCCCCAGAGACCTACGGCAACTTTGATACCCAG TCCCGCAGGTACTACTTCCTGAGCGAGGAGGCTGAGGAAGGAGATGAAATACGGCAGCACTGTCTGGACCTGGAAcgacag CTGGTGCTCCTGTCGGAGGAGAAACAGAGTCTGGCGCAGGAGAATGCGGTGCTGCGACAGCAGGCGGGCCGGCCAGCGGCGGGGGCGGAGGCAGCGGCGGGGGCGGCGACAGCGTCCGAGGGCGCTCCCCCGGGTCTCACCAGCAAGAAGCTGCTGTTGCTGCAGTCCCAGTTGGAGCAGCTCCAAGAGGAGAACTTCAG gctcgaGAGCAGTCGGGAAGATGATCGGCAGCGCTGTGCCGAACTGGAGCGGGAGGTGGCGGAGTTGCAGCAGCGGAACCAGGCGCtgaccagcctggcccaggaggcGCAGGCCCTAAAGGATGAAATGGATGAGCTGCG gcagTCCTCCGAGCGAGCTGGGCAGTTGGAGGCCACGCTGAACAGCTGCCGGCGCCGCCTGGGGGAGCTGCGGGAGCTGCGGCGCCAGGTGCGGCAGCTGGAAGAATGCAACGCGGGCCATGCGGAGCGCACGCGGCAGCTGGAGGATGAGCTACGCCGGGCCGGCTCGCTGCGCGCCCAGCTTGAGGCCCAGAGACGACAG GTGCAGGAGCTGCAGGCCCAGCGGCAGGAGGAGTCCATGAAGGCAGAGAAGTGGGTATTCGAGTACCGCAACCTGGAGGAAAAGTACGAGTCGGTGACGAAGGAgaaggag CGGCTGCTGGCGGAGCGAGACTCCCTGCGGGAAGCCAACGAGGAGCTGCGTTGTGCCCAGCTGCAGCCCCGGGGGTTGCAGACCCAGGCTG ACCCTTCCCTGGACCCCACGCCGCCAGCTCTGGAAAACTTAGCAGCTGAGATTCTACCTGCGGAGCTCAg GGAGACCCTCGTGCACCTGCAGCTAGAGAATAAGCGGTTGTGCCAGCAGGAGGCGGCCGACCGCGAGCGGCAGGAGGAGCTGCAGCGCCACCTAGAGGAGGCCAACCGCGCGCGCCACGCGCTGGAGACACAGCAGCG ACTGGGCCAGCAGCAGGTGTCGGAGCTGCGGGGCCAGGTGGAGGATCTGCAGAGGGCCCTACAGGAACAGGGCGGGAAGACGGAGGAT TCTACCTTGTTGAAGAGGAAGTTAGAGGAACACTT GCAGAAGCTGCATGAGGCGGACCTGGAGCTGCAACGGAAGCGAGAGTACATCGAGGAACTGGAGCCGCCGGCCGACAGCAGCA CAGCGCGGCGCATTGAGGAGCTACAGTATAGCCTACAGAAAAAAGACGCCGACTTGCGGGCCATGGAGGAGCGGTACCGCCGCTACGTGGACAAGGCGCGCACG GTCATGCAGGCCCTGGAACCTAAGCAGAGGCCCCCTGCGGGGCCGCCCCCAGAGCTGCACACCCTGAGGTCACAGCTCCGGGATCGAGACGTCCGAATCCGGCACCTGGAG ATGGACTACGAGAAGAGCCGAAGCCAGCGAGAGCAGGAGGAGAAACTGCTCATCAGCGCCTGGTATAACATG GGCATGGCCTTGCAGCAGCGTGCGGGGGAGGAGCGGGCACCCGCCCACGCCCAGTCCTTCCTGGCTCAGCAGCGTCTGGCCACCAACGCCCGCCGCGGACCCCTGGGACGCCTGGGGTCGCTGAGCCTACGCCCGGCCACTGACAAACACTGA
- the HOOK2 gene encoding protein Hook homolog 2 isoform X1, protein MSVDKAELCGPLLTWLQTFQVPTPCASPQDLSSGLAIAHVLHQIDPSWFNEAWLRDILEDPDPNWRLKISNLKSILESVVEYSQDVLGHPVSEQHLPSVNLIGEFSDPAELGRLLQLVLGCAISCEKKQEHIQRIMTLEESVQHVVMEAIQELMTRDAPDSLSPETYGNFDTQSRRYYFLSEEAEEGDEIRQHCLDLERQLVLLSEEKQSLAQENAVLRQQAGRPAAGAEAAAGAATASEGAPPGLTSKKLLLLQSQLEQLQEENFRLESSREDDRQRCAELEREVAELQQRNQALTSLAQEAQALKDEMDELRQSSERAGQLEATLNSCRRRLGELRELRRQVRQLEECNAGHAERTRQLEDELRRAGSLRAQLEAQRRQVQELQAQRQEESMKAEKWVFEYRNLEEKYESVTKEKERLLAERDSLREANEELRCAQLQPRGLQTQADPSLDPTPPALENLAAEILPAELRETLVHLQLENKRLCQQEAADRERQEELQRHLEEANRARHALETQQRLGQQQVSELRGQVEDLQRALQEQGGKTEDSTLLKRKLEEHLQKLHEADLELQRKREYIEELEPPADSSTARRIEELQYSLQKKDADLRAMEERYRRYVDKARTVMQALEPKQRPPAGPPPELHTLRSQLRDRDVRIRHLEMDYEKSRSQREQEEKLLISAWYNMGMALQQRAGEERAPAHAQSFLAQQRLATNARRGPLGRLGSLSLRPATDKH, encoded by the exons ATGAGCGTGGACAAGGCCGAGCTATGCGGGCCTCTGCTCACCTGG TTACAGACATTCCAAGTTCCAACCccctgtgccagcccccaggatCTGAGCAGTGGCCTGGCTATAGCGCACGTGTTACATCAGAT AGACCCCTCCTGGTTCAACGAGGCATGGCTCCGGGATATCTTAGAGGACCCAGATCCCAACTGGAGGCTGAAG ATCAGCAACCTGAAGAGCATCTTAGAGAGCGTGGTGGAATACTCCCAAGAT GTGCTGGGCCATCCCGTGTCAGAGCAGCACCTGCCCAGCGTGAACCTCATTGGAGAGTTCTCCGATCCCGCCGAACTCGGCAGGCTGCTCCAACTGGTGCTGGGCTGTGCCATCAGTTGTGAGAAAAagcagg agCATATCCAGAGAATCATGACCCTGGAGGAATCCGTTCAGCACGTGGTGATGGAGGCCATCCAAGAG ctcaTGACCAGAGATGCTCCCGACTCTCTGTCCCCAGAGACCTACGGCAACTTTGATACCCAG TCCCGCAGGTACTACTTCCTGAGCGAGGAGGCTGAGGAAGGAGATGAAATACGGCAGCACTGTCTGGACCTGGAAcgacag CTGGTGCTCCTGTCGGAGGAGAAACAGAGTCTGGCGCAGGAGAATGCGGTGCTGCGACAGCAGGCGGGCCGGCCAGCGGCGGGGGCGGAGGCAGCGGCGGGGGCGGCGACAGCGTCCGAGGGCGCTCCCCCGGGTCTCACCAGCAAGAAGCTGCTGTTGCTGCAGTCCCAGTTGGAGCAGCTCCAAGAGGAGAACTTCAG gctcgaGAGCAGTCGGGAAGATGATCGGCAGCGCTGTGCCGAACTGGAGCGGGAGGTGGCGGAGTTGCAGCAGCGGAACCAGGCGCtgaccagcctggcccaggaggcGCAGGCCCTAAAGGATGAAATGGATGAGCTGCG gcagTCCTCCGAGCGAGCTGGGCAGTTGGAGGCCACGCTGAACAGCTGCCGGCGCCGCCTGGGGGAGCTGCGGGAGCTGCGGCGCCAGGTGCGGCAGCTGGAAGAATGCAACGCGGGCCATGCGGAGCGCACGCGGCAGCTGGAGGATGAGCTACGCCGGGCCGGCTCGCTGCGCGCCCAGCTTGAGGCCCAGAGACGACAG GTGCAGGAGCTGCAGGCCCAGCGGCAGGAGGAGTCCATGAAGGCAGAGAAGTGGGTATTCGAGTACCGCAACCTGGAGGAAAAGTACGAGTCGGTGACGAAGGAgaaggag CGGCTGCTGGCGGAGCGAGACTCCCTGCGGGAAGCCAACGAGGAGCTGCGTTGTGCCCAGCTGCAGCCCCGGGGGTTGCAGACCCAGGCTG ACCCTTCCCTGGACCCCACGCCGCCAGCTCTGGAAAACTTAGCAGCTGAGATTCTACCTGCGGAGCTCAg GGAGACCCTCGTGCACCTGCAGCTAGAGAATAAGCGGTTGTGCCAGCAGGAGGCGGCCGACCGCGAGCGGCAGGAGGAGCTGCAGCGCCACCTAGAGGAGGCCAACCGCGCGCGCCACGCGCTGGAGACACAGCAGCG ACTGGGCCAGCAGCAGGTGTCGGAGCTGCGGGGCCAGGTGGAGGATCTGCAGAGGGCCCTACAGGAACAGGGCGGGAAGACGGAGGAT TCTACCTTGTTGAAGAGGAAGTTAGAGGAACACTT GCAGAAGCTGCATGAGGCGGACCTGGAGCTGCAACGGAAGCGAGAGTACATCGAGGAACTGGAGCCGCCGGCCGACAGCAGCA CAGCGCGGCGCATTGAGGAGCTACAGTATAGCCTACAGAAAAAAGACGCCGACTTGCGGGCCATGGAGGAGCGGTACCGCCGCTACGTGGACAAGGCGCGCACG GTCATGCAGGCCCTGGAACCTAAGCAGAGGCCCCCTGCGGGGCCGCCCCCAGAGCTGCACACCCTGAGGTCACAGCTCCGGGATCGAGACGTCCGAATCCGGCACCTGGAG ATGGACTACGAGAAGAGCCGAAGCCAGCGAGAGCAGGAGGAGAAACTGCTCATCAGCGCCTGGTATAACATG GGCATGGCCTTGCAGCAGCGTGCGGGGGAGGAGCGGGCACCCGCCCACGCCCAGTCCTTCCTGGCTCAGCAGCGTCTGGCCACCAACGCCCGCCGCGGACCCCTGGGACGCCTGGGGTCGCTGAGCCTACGCCCGGCCACTGACAAACACTGA